Proteins from one Penaeus monodon isolate SGIC_2016 chromosome 39, NSTDA_Pmon_1, whole genome shotgun sequence genomic window:
- the LOC119597518 gene encoding LOW QUALITY PROTEIN: beta-parvin-like (The sequence of the model RefSeq protein was modified relative to this genomic sequence to represent the inferred CDS: deleted 1 base in 1 codon): protein LSSLPLVQEVQTEGKYAIDSPGAPMSVDIPPDDYNLDDNEERSMIEPRSYEDPKLKELIGILIEWINDELANDRIIVKHIEEDLYDGMVFHKLIEKLTNNTLDVQEVTQSEEGQKQKLRIVLNAANHILGLSRYGPHKWSVESIHSKNIVAILHLLVALARHFRAPIRLPENCIINVVIVQKRDGQLNHRIVAEELTGTYDDLGLRCERDAFDTLFDHAPDKLAVVKRSLVTFVNKQLNKINLEVSDIETEFNDGVYLCLLMGLLEGYFVPLHHFFLTPKTFDEKLHNVSQSFELIMDAGLAKPKARPEDIVNADLKSTLRVLYNLFTRYKNTN, encoded by the exons ttatcttctcttcccttaGTTCAAGAGGTACAAACAGAAGGGAAGTATGCTATCGACTCGCCTGGCGCACCTATGTCAGTTGACATCCCTCCTGATGATTACAACCTGG ATGACAATGAGGAGAGGTCAATGATTGAACCACGGTCGTATGAGGACCCCAAGCTGAAGGAGCTTATTGGTATCCTCATTGAGTGGATTAATGATGAGCTTGCCAACGACCGCATCATTGTCAAGCACATTGAGGAGGACCTGTACGATGGGATGGTCTTCCACAAGCTCATTG AGAAGTTGACAAACAACACTCTAGACGTACAGGAAGTGACTCAAAGTGAAGAAGGCCAGAAGCAGAAGTTGCGTATTGTCCTCAATGCTGCCAACCAT ATCTTGGGTCTCAGTCGCTATGGCCCTCACAAGTGGTCAGTCGAGTCCATCCACTCCAAAAATATTGTTGCAATTCTCCACCTCCTTGTGGCATTAGCCCGCCACTTCCGTGCTCCCATCAGGCTGCCCGAAAATTGtatcatcaatgttgttattgtGCAG AAACGTGATGGGCAGCTCAACCACCGGATTGTGGCAGAAGAGCTGACAGGCACATACGACGACTTGGGCCTCAGATGCGAGAGAGATGCTTTCGACACCTTGTTCGATCATGCACCTGACAAGCTTGCTGTTGTCAAGAGG TCTCTCGTAACCTTTGTCAACAAGCAGCTGAATAAAATCAACCTGGAAGTGAGTGACATTGAGACAGAGTTCAATGACGGTGTGTACCTGTGCCTCCTCATGGGCCTCCTTGAGGGATACTTTGTCCCATTGCACCACTTCTTCCTGACACCCAAG ACGTTTGACGAAAAGTTGCACAATGTCTCACAGTCATTTGAATTGATT ATGGATGCAGGTCTGGCTAAGCCCAAAGCAAGACCTGAGG ACATTGTGAATGCTGATCTCAAGTCCACTCTCCGTGTTCTGTACAACCTGTTCACACGCTACAAGAACACAAACTAA
- the LOC119597519 gene encoding LOW QUALITY PROTEIN: beta-parvin-like (The sequence of the model RefSeq protein was modified relative to this genomic sequence to represent the inferred CDS: deleted 1 base in 1 codon), translated as FDSFLSSLPLVQEVQTEGKYAIDSPGAPMSVDIPPDDYNLDDNEERSMIEPRSYEDPKLKELIGILIEWINDELANDRIIVKHIEEDLYDGMVFPKLIEKLTNNTLDVQEVTQSEEGQKQKLRIVLNAANHILGLSRYGPHKWSVESIHSKNIVAILHLLVALARHFRAPIRLPENCIINVVIVQKRDGQLNHRIVAEELTGTYDDLGLRCERDAFDTLFDHAPDKLAVVKRSLVTFVNKQLNKINLEVSDIETEFNDGVYLCLLMGLLEGYFVPLHHFFLTPKTFDEKLHNVSQSFELMMDAGLAKPKARPEDIVNADLKSTLRVLYNLFTRYKNTN; from the exons TTTgattcatttttatcttctcttcccttaGTTCAAGAGGTACAAACAGAAGGGAAGTATGCTATCGACTCGCCTGGCGCACCTATGTCAGTTGACATCCCTCCTGATGATTACAACCTGG ATGACAATGAGGAGAGGTCAATGATTGAACCACGGTCGTATGAGGACCCCAAGCTGAAGGAGCTTATTGGTATCCTCATTGAGTGGATTAATGATGAGCTTGCCAACGACCGCATCATTGTCAAGCACATTGAGGAGGACCTGTACGATGGGATGGTC TTCCCCAAGCTCATTG AGAAGTTGACAAACAACACTCTAGACGTACAGGAAGTGACTCAAAGTGAAGAAGGCCAGAAGCAGAAGTTGCGTATTGTCCTCAATGCTGCCAACCAT ATCTTGGGTCTCAGTCGCTATGGCCCTCACAAGTGGTCAGTCGAGTCCATCCACTCCAAAAATATTGTTGCAATTCTCCACCTCCTCGTGGCATTAGCCCGCCACTTCCGTGCTCCCATCAGGCTGCCCGAAAATTGtatcatcaatgttgttattgtGCAG AAACGTGATGGGCAGCTCAACCACCGGATTGTGGCAGAAGAGCTGACAGGCACATACGACGACTTGGGCCTCAGATGCGAGAGAGATGCTTTCGACACCTTGTTCGATCATGCACCTGACAAGCTTGCTGTTGTCAAGAGG TCTCTAGTAACCTTTGTCAACAAGCAGCTGAATAAAATCAACCTGGAAGTGAGTGACATTGAGACAGAGTTCAATGACGGTGTGTACCTGTGCCTCCTCATGGGCCTCCTTGAGGGATACTTTGTCCCATTGCACCACTTCTTCCTGACACCCAAG ACGTTTGACGAAAAGTTGCACAATGTCTCACAGTCATTTGAATTGATGATGGATGCAGGTCTGGCTAAGCCCAAAGCAAGACCTGAGG ACATTGTGAATGCTGATCTCAAGTCCACTCTCCGTGTTCTGTACAACCTGTTCACACGCTACAAGAACACAAACTAA